From the Spirochaetaceae bacterium genome, the window CCGCCGTGTCAGCTTGGACGGGCGGCAACTGCGCCCACCGTTCAAGCGAGTTTGGCGCCAGCGCCGCGGCCCACTCGGCAGTGGCAACGGCATGCACGAAATACACGCGATAGCCCGGCCCATGGTGAATGCGCAACTCTTCGATGCCGTCGCCGACCGCCCTGGAATCACCGAAGTGACCGAAGGCCGCGATCTGGTCCAGTCGAGCGTTGATACGGGCCACCGCGCGGTAGTCGCGTAGTCGGCTGAGCCACCGCTGGAAAACATCGCTCTCGACCACGGTGATCACAAGTCTAGTGTCAACCATGGGTGTCAGTTTGTCAAGCGGTCAACGTTCTTTCAGGTTCGCCAAGGCGGTACGGGCCCGCTCGTGGCCAGGCGCGAGTTTCAGAACTTCCTGCAGCTCGAGCCGGGCCTGTTCATGCTCCCCCATCCTGGTGTGGACAATGGCCAGAGAATAGCGTGCGTCCACGTTGTCCGGGTACAGCTCAAGCACCTTCAGCAACTCCTCGGTTGCCTGCGCATGCTCCCCGCGGGCGTAATGGATCGTCGCCAGGCTGTAGCGTGCCACCGCGGAGGCGGGGTGAAACTCCAGCACGGACCGGAACACGGCCTCGGCGTCGTCCAACCTGCCGGCCTTGAGCAGGCCTGCCCCTTCCGTCACGGCGGGCTGGGCGCGTTTCTCAGCGTCGGCGAACTGTTTGGCTCGGGCAACCTCGAGCAACTTGCTGATTTTGATGTCGTCGGGAGTGAGTGCCTGAGCGTTCTCCAGCTCGGCGATCGAGTTGGTGTAGTCGCGCCCATAGTCATGTGCAATTGCCCGCAGAACGTGGGTTCTCGCCTGTGAACGATGCTCCAGGGTGGTCCTGATCCGGGGCTCGGCCGCTCCCATGTTCACCACGTAGGGCAGGACCGGCAGGCTCAACTGGGCGAAGACCTGCAGGACTCGCGGTTCCGTCAGGGGAAATCGCCCCTTCTGGACCGGGTTGTAGTACGCCAGGTAGGGCCGGTTGTCGGTACTCACCACGGAATCGGCGACGTATCCGCTCAGTCTGCTCTCATCGGTAATGAAGCTGCCCAGAACCGTGAATACGTCTTCCAGACCCACTTCCGCGAGGCTCTCCCGGACCGGCGGGTACGCCAGTTCCTCCTGCAGCAGCTCGTAATCGATCTTCAGCTTCTGTTTTGAGCCGACCAGCAGGGCATGTCGAGTGGGCTGGGTACTCGCGTACCACACGGTTACGTGCGGGAAGGCCGAGTACAACGTGTTGATCAGAATCTTGAAGGTTTCCTCCGACATGCCATACATCGGAAGCCAAACCGAGAATACGCCATCCTCGGACAACCGCTCCCTGGCCAGCTCGAAGTACTCCCGGGAGAACACATTGGCGTTCTGCTCCGGATGGATCGTGTCGCTCTCGATGACGTCATATTCCTCCTGCGTAGCCAAGAGATAGTTCCTGGCATCATCGATTCTGATGCGAACCTTGGGCTCGTCGAGTATGTCTCGATTCAGCTCCCGGAAGTAGCGCAGGGCATCGACTTCGGCGGCGACGATCTCCAGGATGTCGAGCCGGTTTATGCGGTGGCGCGTGGCCGCGTAGGATGATGCTCCGGTGCCCATCCCCAGCAGGAACACGTTGTCGGGATCCTTGCCGGTGGATGCCTTGTACAGCAGCACCGGCAGGTGCCCCTGCAGCTTCTGCGACAGGCGCAGCATCGGCATCGTGCCCGCCACGTTCACGCCATCCACCTCCAACAGCTTGTAGACCTGCTGGTCGGCGGGGTCGGGCGGCAGTTGATGTACGGTGACGGTAGCTCCGATGCCTTCGTCGTAGAACAGCACTTTGCCGCCCTGTTCGAGATCGCGAAATGGACGACTGTACAGGCCCAGGGGCCTGTCCGCGGGGACCGCCGTAGCGGCAACTGGGATAATGACCGCAGTCGCCGCGACCACGGCCCACTTTGCCGAGCGTCTCATGGACGGGTTTGCAAGCAGTATGACGATGCCGAGAACCAGGTTGAGCGACGCCACCAGGATGATACTGTTGGTGATGCCGAGCAACGGAATCATGACGAACCCGGCGGCGATCGACCCCAGCACACTGCCGACGGTGTTTACCGAGTAGATGTTGCTTACGTATCTGCCCAACCGCTCCCGGTTCTGGCTGTAGATCTTGCTGGCCAGCGGAAACGCAATGCCCATGAGCAGGGTCGGGATGAACATGATGAGAAACGCGCCGGCATACCGGGCAACCACGAACATCTGCCAACTCGGCACCCGGTCGGTAAGACTCACCATCAGGTCGTCCAGCGCCCGGAACTCCCAGATCGACAGGATGGCAAACAACCCGATCAGCACTTCGACAACTGCGAGCAAGCCGAGTTGCTGTTTCGACTTGTCTATGAGCCTGCCAAAGACAAGGCTGCCCAGCGCTATCCCCAACAGGAAACTGGTCAACATTATCGTGAACGCGTAGGTGGTCGAGTGCACGTAGAAGACAAGCACCCTGGTCCACAACACCTCGTACGCTAGTGCACAGAATCCCGACAACCCGTACACGCTCAAGATGACGAAGTACACGTAGCGGGGATACCGCGGCCGGTCTGGTGGTCGACTATCGGCGCTCCTGGTGCTTTGCCTGTGTTCCTGATGTTGCAGGGGAGCAAACCTGCTCACGACGAATGCGGCGGCCGCCAGCAGAATGTTGACCGCCGCGGCGATATAGGTGGTCTCTTTCGCTCCGAACAGGATGATGAAGAAGAACCCGGCCGAGAAGGTGCCGGCCACCGCGCCCAGAGTGTTGGTACCGTAGAGGCTGCCGATGCCCGAACCCAACCGGCCAAACTCCCGGACGAACAGCTTGCTCAGCACCGGCAGCGTGCCGCCCATCAGAAAGGAAGGAATGACCAGGATCAGGAAGGAGAGGATGAACCGCAGCAGGCTGAACAGGTAGAAGGTGGCGTCGAAGCGCTGGTAAATGCCGACATAAGCGGCAGTAACTCCCGACAGGATAACGGGAAACAGAAGCGCGAATACGCCGATACCGGCCTCCAGGTACGCGTAGACCTTGAGTGGCTCTCGGTAGCGGTCGGCAAACCGGCCGAAGCAGAAACTGCCGAGCGCCAATCCGGACATGAAGGATGCCAGGATCGTGGCCGTGGCGAACGCGGTGCTGCCGAACACGAGCACCAGCATCTTGTGCCAGACGACTTCATAGACCAGTCCGGTGGCGCCGGAGAGGAAGAACAGGACCAGGACCGCGGCCTGGAACGTACCCCGGCGCCTCACGGGCCTATTGTCGCGTACCGGTCAGAGCGCGGCAATCAGCGCCCGCCGCCCCGGAGCCGCGGATCGAGCAGGTCGCGGACGGCGTCGCCGAACATGTTCAGACTGTAGATGGTGACGGTCAGGCACAGACCAGGCCACAGAGCCAGCCGCGGCGCCAGCTCCATGTACTTGCGCCCGTCCCGGCTGAGCATGCCTCCCCAGTCGGGAATGTTGGGCGGCAGGCCGTAGCCGAGGAAGCCCAGCGAGGCCAGCGCCATGATCACGCCGCCGACGCTGGTGCTGAACGAAATGATGATGACCGGCATGATATTGGGCACGACATGCCGGATGAGAGACCGCCATCTCGGCGAGCCGATCGCCTCCGCCACGTCGAAATAGACGTTCTCCTTGATACCGATGACCGCGCCCCTGATTACGCGGGCGCCGCCAATGCCTCCCGATATCCCCATCACCAGTATGATCTGCAGGAGCCCCTTGCCCACGATGG encodes:
- a CDS encoding ABC transporter permease, producing MASFFVRLVKEKPLGFASGMVIVLLLLVAVFGGYVSPYPYNEIHLIDRLQGPSANYLLGTDQAGRDLLSRLIFGARISVLVGLAVTTISIVVSTLIGGLSGFVGGKLDLTVQRFVDAWNAFPGLLLLLTMMAIVGKGLLQIILVMGISGGIGGARVIRGAVIGIKENVYFDVAEAIGSPRWRSLIRHVVPNIMPVIIISFSTSVGGVIMALASLGFLGYGLPPNIPDWGGMLSRDGRKYMELAPRLALWPGLCLTVTIYSLNMFGDAVRDLLDPRLRGGGR
- a CDS encoding fused MFS/spermidine synthase, whose translation is MRRRGTFQAAVLVLFFLSGATGLVYEVVWHKMLVLVFGSTAFATATILASFMSGLALGSFCFGRFADRYREPLKVYAYLEAGIGVFALLFPVILSGVTAAYVGIYQRFDATFYLFSLLRFILSFLILVIPSFLMGGTLPVLSKLFVREFGRLGSGIGSLYGTNTLGAVAGTFSAGFFFIILFGAKETTYIAAAVNILLAAAAFVVSRFAPLQHQEHRQSTRSADSRPPDRPRYPRYVYFVILSVYGLSGFCALAYEVLWTRVLVFYVHSTTYAFTIMLTSFLLGIALGSLVFGRLIDKSKQQLGLLAVVEVLIGLFAILSIWEFRALDDLMVSLTDRVPSWQMFVVARYAGAFLIMFIPTLLMGIAFPLASKIYSQNRERLGRYVSNIYSVNTVGSVLGSIAAGFVMIPLLGITNSIILVASLNLVLGIVILLANPSMRRSAKWAVVAATAVIIPVAATAVPADRPLGLYSRPFRDLEQGGKVLFYDEGIGATVTVHQLPPDPADQQVYKLLEVDGVNVAGTMPMLRLSQKLQGHLPVLLYKASTGKDPDNVFLLGMGTGASSYAATRHRINRLDILEIVAAEVDALRYFRELNRDILDEPKVRIRIDDARNYLLATQEEYDVIESDTIHPEQNANVFSREYFELARERLSEDGVFSVWLPMYGMSEETFKILINTLYSAFPHVTVWYASTQPTRHALLVGSKQKLKIDYELLQEELAYPPVRESLAEVGLEDVFTVLGSFITDESRLSGYVADSVVSTDNRPYLAYYNPVQKGRFPLTEPRVLQVFAQLSLPVLPYVVNMGAAEPRIRTTLEHRSQARTHVLRAIAHDYGRDYTNSIAELENAQALTPDDIKISKLLEVARAKQFADAEKRAQPAVTEGAGLLKAGRLDDAEAVFRSVLEFHPASAVARYSLATIHYARGEHAQATEELLKVLELYPDNVDARYSLAIVHTRMGEHEQARLELQEVLKLAPGHERARTALANLKER